GTGGAAATCCCGGCCATGCGTCGTACGGTTTTGCCATTCTGGACCCGGAAGGAAAAGTACTTCACAGCGGCAATGGTTACATCGGCATTACTACTAATAATGTAGCAGAGTACACTGCGCTTCTCGAAGCCCTGCGATTTGTACTGGCTCAGAAGATCCAGAGCGTTGAAATCCGGTCCGATTCCGAACTGCTCGTGAAGCAACTAAACGGGGAGTACAAGGTAAAGTCCGAACACCTCGCTGCGTTGAACGGGGAATGTCGCATGCTGTTGCGGCGGTTGTCCTGGTATGAAATCAAGCATGTTCCACGCTCCCAGAACAAGATAGCGGACAGGCTGGCAAATGAAGCTCTGGATCAGCAGCTGAAGCCGCGAGAAACTGAACATGGTTGAAATCCCCTACAGGCCGGAAGAACCACGAACCATCCGGCTTCTTTTCACGCGCATCGCAAAAAATTATGATCTGACGAATCATGTCATTTCACTCGGATTCGATATACTCTGGCGAAAAAAATTCGCTCGACTGCTGAAGGATCGCAACAAAATCGCCGATGTCTGCTGCGGTTCCGGCGCTATGTTTCCGCTCCTGGGCAACAGGATACTTGCGGGACTCGACTTTACGCGCGCGATGTTGCAAATTGCGGCCCGCTATCCGGGCGCGAGATTGGTCGAAGGGGATGCACAGAAAATTCCCTTTGAAGATCAAACGTTCGACGCAACCATCATTGTTTATAGCATCCGGAACATTCCCGATTTGTCCTCTTCGCTTGCGGAGCTGTATCGAGTGCTGCAAACGGGCGGCATGGTTGGAATTCTGGATTTTGGCGTGCCGGAAGGCCGCTTCTTGAAATGGCTTTACCTGCTTTACTTTCAGAAACTGATGCCTTTTCTGGGCAGTTTTGTCGCGCGCGATAAGAGCTCCTACTACTACTTCGTCAATTCGGTCCTGAGGTTTCCGAAACGAAAGGAATTCTTGGAACTCATGCAAAAAGCCGGATTTACAAATTGCAGGTATCTGGAATATATGGGCGGGGCAGCACTTGTGTATCTGGGAGAGAAGTTCTAATCCTGATCAGTTTGACGAATTGGATAGTGCTGAGCAAACAAAAAATCAGCTTCGTTAGAAAACCACAAAGCCCCAGAGACATGAAAAAATTTAACCAGGAGAGCCTTTTTGCGCTCAATTCCTGCGTGTATAAGTGAGCCCAGTTAACATCAACGGAGGAACAATGAGAAAAAGGTTCTTTTTTGTCACCGTTTCTTGCTTTGTATTTCTCACATGGATTGGTTGCAATAGCCAAAGCAACATCGAGAATCCGCTTGCTTCGGCCGTGTCGATCACCTCTGCAACGCAGGTGACGGCCGCTGCGGCGCCCACGCGTTGCGAGATTTTGGGGTTCTCGATGGGTCCACAACCTGCGGATGTCTCAAACAGGCCCGAGAAAGTGCGCGTAGAATGGGAAGCCATGGCTAGCACGAGTCTCGATTGTCCCGGTCAGCAAATCTTAGGAGTCGATGTATGGGAGCACGCATATTACCTGATTCCGATCGATCAGGCCAACCAGGGTGGCGGGCATCTGAATGGCCGTGCAGAAGTCGAATTGCAGATCGCCTCCAGCGAAACCCGGTTCGTCGGGCGTGTCGAAGGGATGGTTTCCTGCGCTAATCAAGAATGCCAGTTGGACCTCGAAATGAACGCAACAAGTCCGGAGGGCATGAGGCTTTTTCTACATCAGATGGGTGTGATGGAAATGAACGGCGGTGGTGGCGCTGTGATAGGTCTGGATATCGTGGAAGGATTCCTCATCAAATAACCTGAATCATGTGTCGCTCCTCTACTCATCAGCTTGGGTGAGAGCCGGAATTAATTGTTTTTGCATTTCTGCGACAGACTGAAAACGCTCTTCACGGTCTTTGGCAAGACATTTTTGCAGCACAGCATCAAGCTGTCGATGACTTTCGGAAGTGACGTTCAAATGAAATGTTTTTAGCAGAATCGAAGCCATCACGAGAGGAGAGCTGTCCGCAACGAAAGGATGTTTGCCGGTTAAGCATTCCGCCGCCATCACTCCGATTGTAAAGATGTCGGAGCGCTCATCAACTTCTTCACCGTCCAATTGTTCCGGAGACATGTAACTCAAAGTACCAAAAAAAGAACCACGCGCCGTGAGTGTCTGCGGACCTGATGCTTCCGGTAATTTTCTTTTCGCGAGTCCAAAATCCAGAATCTTGATTACCACCGCAGGCGCTTCGACACTGAGGAGAATGTTTTCCGGTTTCAGGTCCCGATGCACGATTCCTGCTTGATGAGCCGCTCTTAATCCTTCGCAGATTTGATTGAACCAGTTCGCGCAAAGGGAGGGTGCGAGTCTTCCAATACGATTCAATTCGGCTCGCAGAGTCGAACCGTCCAAATATTCCATCACTAAATAGGCGCTCTCCGAACCGATGGTTCCGTAATCATAAATCCTGATAATGTTGGGATGATTCAGTTTTGCGCAAAGCCGCGCTTCCCGCTCAAATCGAGCCAATGTTACCGGATCGGCCGAGAAATTTCCCATCATAATCTTTACCGCAACTTTCCGATCCAATCGCAAATCCCTGGCCTCATACACAGCGCCCATTCCACCCTTTCCTATCAACCTTTCCAAACGATACTTCCTGTCTACGGTTCGCTCGACCGGCAACGAAACAGATAGCCGAGTTCCATCTTTTGTGCAGATCTCGACAAACTCGTCATAGCAAGAGCCACACTCCGGGCATTCCTTCAATTTGTATCGCTTAGCTACCTCTTTCGGCTCCGGGCTTTCTGTATCCAATTCGTAAATACGCACCGAACCTGAAAAACCGGGGATCGGATGGTCCTGAAGCTCTTCGTAACGGAACTGCTCCCTCGTTTGAACGTAAACAGGAAAACTGACCAGGATCTTTCCAGGAACGCAAATCGCATTCAGCCTGCCCGCCAGATTGACTCCACGGCCGATTACCGTATATTCCATAAGCTCCGGTGAGCCGATATTTCCCACCATGGCATAATCCTGGTTGATTCCAATCCGCAGCATGAGATCATGATCGATTCCTTCAGCGAGCCATTTTCTTCCCAGCTCCCTCAATCTCTCTTGCATCGCCTGACCCATTGATACAGCATTCTCAGCCTGCTGCTTCGCCTCCATTTCCACCGGCGCACCAAAGAAGGACAACAGGGTGTCTCCCAGAAAGCTTCCTGGTGTCGCTCCGAACTCCTTCATAAGCTTCATCATTTCCGACAAATATTCGTTTAGCAGTCTCTTCAACTTCTCTGCTTCCAACCGGTCGGTCAGTTCCAGAAACCCGCTAAGATCCGAAATCAAGATGGTCAGGTTTTTTCTCTCCATCATTAATTCTTCCTGATCGGAGGAGAGGATCTTTTCGACAATTTGAGAAGGCACATATTTGCTGAGTCGCCGGCTCTTTAGGAGCGCATCCAATTGTTCTTTCACTTTCCTTTCCAATTCTTGGTTAAAAGTTTTTAACTCCTGCTCCTGCCGGCGCATTTGAATCAGGTTCTTCACCCTGGCTTGCAGCTCTCTTGCATTGAAGGGTTTCGCAAGATAATCGTCTGCGCCCGCCTCCAGTCCTTCGAGTTTAGTTTCCTCTGAAGCTTTGGCGGTTAAAAGAATGACGGGAATGTTGCACAGGTGCGGATCTGCTTTCAGAATTTGTAAGAACTGATAGCCGTCCATTTTCGGCATCATTACATCGCTCAGGATCAGATGAGGCTCGAATTCCCGGACTTTCTGCAGACCTTCTTCGCCATTCGTTGCTTCAACGGCGAAATATCCGGGGAGACAGCTCCGAATATATTCGCGTACGTCACGATTATCCTCCACAATGAGAATGGCATCCTGCCGCGCAATGTTATCGGGCAAAACATCTGCACCACTCACCTCAGCCGGTAACACGTCAACCGTTTCTAATTCCAGCTGGATACTCCCCGAATTTGCGGAAAACTCCTCGTGAACCGGGTCATCAACAATCTGCGTTTCGCTCAGGTGTTCCTTTCCTTGTGGAAGTTGGATGATGAACTCGCTGCCAAAACCCGGTTCGCTGCGTGCCTCGATAACACCGCCGTGCAGCGATACGAGATCCTTTACCAGCGAAAGTCCAATACCGGTTCCCGAATGTTCCTGAAGCCTTTGACCCACTTGCTTGAAGCGGTCAAATATCAATGGAAGATTTTCCAGCGGAATTCCTATACCTGTGTCTTTCACCGATATCTGAACAGATTTACCTTCATTGAATTCAGTGATGGATATAAGAACCTTTCCGTTTTTCGGAGTGAATTTTATCGCGTTGGAGAGTAAATTGTAAAAAATCTTCTCCATTTTATCGGTATCGAAATACAGATCCAAACCTTCCTCGCAATGAAACACAAGCCTGATATTTTTCTTCTCCGCAAGCGAAGCAAAAAGCGAAACGGTCTTACGAGCAAATTTAGCGAGATCCTGCTTCTTTGTCCGTAGTTCCATTTCGCCCGCTTCCAGCTTGGAAATATCCAACAGTTGATTGATCAGCCTGAGTAATCTTTGGGAGTTACGAAGCATGATCACGTGTTGCTTTCGCAGTTCTTTGCCGGTTTCTCCGTAGATTCCCGAGAGGGCGTTTTCCAGCGGTCCCAGGGTAAGTGTCAGAGGGGTCCTGAATTCGTGTGAAATATTAGCGAAGAAGCGGCTCTTGATCTGATCCGCCTCCTCCAACTGCTGCAGCGTTCTTGCTTTGACAATCGCCGAAACTGCGTGCTCACGAAAACGATTCAGTTTTTGGAGATCCATGAGACCAAACGCCTCCGCATTCTGAAAGTTTTCCAGCAGTAAGAAACCTTCGACTTTTCCCTTAACAGTAACGGCCATAGCCAGCATCGACTTAGGCATCGCAAAACGCTTTAATTTTTCTGAACCCGCAATATCTTTGAACTTCCGTACAATGTAAACACCTTCTTGCAGCTGTTGCGCTCCTTCTGTATATCTACTGACCGCCTCTTCCTGTGTTAAGGAAATGTCCTTCGTCTCTGAAAGATCGTAGCCGGACGCGGCTGCGAATTTGAACAGTGATGTTCGATGATCCAGTATCAAAAAGGTTGCGATTTCCGCCTGCGCAAACAAAATCCGGGCCTGCTGCAGTAACGATTGCAGCAGTTTTTCCAGATTCATTTCCTTGTTGATGATCTTGACCGTCTGATTCAGGCTTTCCATCTCTGCGGTTTGCTCTTTGAGCGCTGCGGTGCGTTCCTCTACTAATAAAGCCAGTTCGTGCTCTCGCTTCTTTAAATGTCTGATGCGCGCTTTATAAGCGCCTGCGCCGGCCAGGATGGCGGACAGAACACAAATTCCGTAAAACAAAGGAGTCTGATAAAAATAGGGGCTCAAACGGAAGGAAAAGGATGCGCCAGCTTCGTTCCAAATTCCATCGCTGTTGCAGGCTTTTACCCGAAAGCGGTAGTCCCCTGGCGGAATGTTCGTGTAATAGGCCACTCTCCGCCGGCCTGCCTCTACCCAGTTTTTGTCAAAACCTTCCAGCTTGTATTGAAAGAAAACTTTTTCCGGACCCGAAAAAGTGAGAGCCGTATAATGGAATTCAAATTTCTCTTTTCCAGGAGGAAGCCGTAAAGCCTCCTTTGCTTCTACACTATTCGTAATAACCGCGTTATCAACAATTACCTCTTCCATCGCAACAGGTGGGGAAAGATCATTCGTCTTGATATGTTCCGGGTCGATCATAACTATACCGGCAATCGTAGGAAACCAGAGCTTGCCGTCAC
The bacterium genome window above contains:
- a CDS encoding ribonuclease HI family protein, translating into MLFDAEYIIHIDGASRGNPGHASYGFAILDPEGKVLHSGNGYIGITTNNVAEYTALLEALRFVLAQKIQSVEIRSDSELLVKQLNGEYKVKSEHLAALNGECRMLLRRLSWYEIKHVPRSQNKIADRLANEALDQQLKPRETEHG
- a CDS encoding ubiquinone/menaquinone biosynthesis methyltransferase codes for the protein MVEIPYRPEEPRTIRLLFTRIAKNYDLTNHVISLGFDILWRKKFARLLKDRNKIADVCCGSGAMFPLLGNRILAGLDFTRAMLQIAARYPGARLVEGDAQKIPFEDQTFDATIIVYSIRNIPDLSSSLAELYRVLQTGGMVGILDFGVPEGRFLKWLYLLYFQKLMPFLGSFVARDKSSYYYFVNSVLRFPKRKEFLELMQKAGFTNCRYLEYMGGAALVYLGEKF
- a CDS encoding Fe-Mn family superoxide dismutase, whose amino-acid sequence is MRKRFFFVTVSCFVFLTWIGCNSQSNIENPLASAVSITSATQVTAAAAPTRCEILGFSMGPQPADVSNRPEKVRVEWEAMASTSLDCPGQQILGVDVWEHAYYLIPIDQANQGGGHLNGRAEVELQIASSETRFVGRVEGMVSCANQECQLDLEMNATSPEGMRLFLHQMGVMEMNGGGGAVIGLDIVEGFLIK
- a CDS encoding protein kinase is translated as MSRGFTGSRPVVFLSLFCLCIAPAVFGLDPAKAITQYVHDIWHIEQGLPQSTVNAIVQTSDGYLWLATQEGLVRFDGVRFTVFDKTNTPQLKHNWIWNLWEDSEQNLWIGTNGGGLNSYKDGKFTSYTSKHGLSNDFVRSIYADRKGNLWIGTIGGGLNRLKNGKFTSFTTKEGLSNDFVRAIYEDSEGSLWIGTESGLNRFKDGIFKTFTTQDGLSNNRIYSIYEDRQGVLWVGTYGGGLNRFKDGKFTNFTTKDGLSSNFVISIYEDQASSFWIGTEGGLNRFRDGKFSSFTTKEGLSNNTVYSIQEDREGSLWVGTFGGGLNRLKDGKFTSFTMKEGLSSNRVWSVYEDREGSLWIGTYGGGLNRLKDGKFTNFTTKDGLSSDFAISIYQDRQGSLWVGTRGGGLNRFKDGTLASFSTKDGLINDFVLCIYEDREGSLWIGTEEGLSRFKNGNFSSFTSKEGLSNDPVRTIYEDRQGTLWIGTRGAGLKRLKDGKFTSFTTKDQLSSDTVYSIHEDAEGTLWIGTDGGGLNRFKDGKFTSYTIKDGMFDDVVFVILEDTKENLWMTSNKGIFRVAKSELNRFAEGKIHSIRSVAYGSADGMKRRECNGGGRPAGYRNRDGKLWFPTIAGIVMIDPEHIKTNDLSPPVAMEEVIVDNAVITNSVEAKEALRLPPGKEKFEFHYTALTFSGPEKVFFQYKLEGFDKNWVEAGRRRVAYYTNIPPGDYRFRVKACNSDGIWNEAGASFSFRLSPYFYQTPLFYGICVLSAILAGAGAYKARIRHLKKREHELALLVEERTAALKEQTAEMESLNQTVKIINKEMNLEKLLQSLLQQARILFAQAEIATFLILDHRTSLFKFAAASGYDLSETKDISLTQEEAVSRYTEGAQQLQEGVYIVRKFKDIAGSEKLKRFAMPKSMLAMAVTVKGKVEGFLLLENFQNAEAFGLMDLQKLNRFREHAVSAIVKARTLQQLEEADQIKSRFFANISHEFRTPLTLTLGPLENALSGIYGETGKELRKQHVIMLRNSQRLLRLINQLLDISKLEAGEMELRTKKQDLAKFARKTVSLFASLAEKKNIRLVFHCEEGLDLYFDTDKMEKIFYNLLSNAIKFTPKNGKVLISITEFNEGKSVQISVKDTGIGIPLENLPLIFDRFKQVGQRLQEHSGTGIGLSLVKDLVSLHGGVIEARSEPGFGSEFIIQLPQGKEHLSETQIVDDPVHEEFSANSGSIQLELETVDVLPAEVSGADVLPDNIARQDAILIVEDNRDVREYIRSCLPGYFAVEATNGEEGLQKVREFEPHLILSDVMMPKMDGYQFLQILKADPHLCNIPVILLTAKASEETKLEGLEAGADDYLAKPFNARELQARVKNLIQMRRQEQELKTFNQELERKVKEQLDALLKSRRLSKYVPSQIVEKILSSDQEELMMERKNLTILISDLSGFLELTDRLEAEKLKRLLNEYLSEMMKLMKEFGATPGSFLGDTLLSFFGAPVEMEAKQQAENAVSMGQAMQERLRELGRKWLAEGIDHDLMLRIGINQDYAMVGNIGSPELMEYTVIGRGVNLAGRLNAICVPGKILVSFPVYVQTREQFRYEELQDHPIPGFSGSVRIYELDTESPEPKEVAKRYKLKECPECGSCYDEFVEICTKDGTRLSVSLPVERTVDRKYRLERLIGKGGMGAVYEARDLRLDRKVAVKIMMGNFSADPVTLARFEREARLCAKLNHPNIIRIYDYGTIGSESAYLVMEYLDGSTLRAELNRIGRLAPSLCANWFNQICEGLRAAHQAGIVHRDLKPENILLSVEAPAVVIKILDFGLAKRKLPEASGPQTLTARGSFFGTLSYMSPEQLDGEEVDERSDIFTIGVMAAECLTGKHPFVADSSPLVMASILLKTFHLNVTSESHRQLDAVLQKCLAKDREERFQSVAEMQKQLIPALTQADE